Proteins encoded together in one Oceanobacillus iheyensis HTE831 window:
- a CDS encoding YlxQ family RNA-binding protein, which translates to MNPNYLNVLGLAVRARKCAFGEEIILKEVRSNRAQLVLLASDIGPQTKKKITDKCNYYQVPFRFVDDRDTISHSIGKTHRVAVAILDAGFAKKLISLIGE; encoded by the coding sequence ATGAATCCTAATTACCTAAACGTTCTTGGGCTTGCAGTACGCGCGCGGAAATGTGCATTTGGTGAAGAGATAATCTTAAAAGAAGTTCGTTCTAACCGTGCACAATTGGTCTTATTAGCAAGTGATATCGGACCTCAAACGAAAAAAAAGATAACGGACAAATGTAATTATTATCAAGTTCCGTTTCGATTTGTTGATGATCGTGATACTATATCACATTCAATCGGAAAGACCCATAGAGTAGCTGTCGCTATTTTAGATGCAGGCTTTGCCAAGAAGCTCATATCTCTCATTGGGGAATAA